The following coding sequences are from one Rhodothermaceae bacterium window:
- a CDS encoding transposase, which produces MFLHYGLVSMIGNGDQTLLEKHFVSKRSRRQRGIPTALARDATSSVFCYADTTLRKDTQNDAILRFVDDWKARTGDLPGELVFDSRFTTYANLAELTRRGINFITLRRRHAALLQQIYTLEPEAWTPTRLSNVGRAYRNPSVAEQTVKLRNYPQDVRQLFVKHLGHDKPTVLITNQMERTASQLIDRYARRMIIENVISDAIDFFHMDALSSAVPMRINADVQLTVMASILYRLMGVRVGEGYETAEARRIYRDLGRQSGKITIGQDDILVQIRSRAKAGYLIAAGYPELRQNIPWLGNKTLRIQFSRHA; this is translated from the coding sequence ATGTTTCTGCATTACGGCCTCGTCTCCATGATAGGGAATGGTGATCAAACCCTACTTGAGAAGCATTTCGTCTCTAAGCGCAGCCGCCGACAACGTGGAATCCCGACCGCCTTGGCGCGCGATGCAACCTCCAGCGTCTTTTGCTATGCCGATACCACGCTGCGAAAAGACACCCAGAATGATGCCATTCTTCGCTTTGTTGACGACTGGAAGGCCCGTACCGGAGACCTCCCGGGAGAGTTGGTCTTTGACAGCCGCTTTACCACCTATGCGAATCTGGCTGAACTCACCAGACGCGGAATCAACTTCATCACCTTACGACGCCGACATGCCGCCCTGCTCCAACAAATCTACACACTTGAGCCAGAGGCTTGGACTCCAACCCGTCTCTCCAATGTTGGACGTGCGTATCGCAACCCAAGTGTCGCCGAGCAAACGGTGAAACTCAGAAACTATCCCCAGGATGTGCGACAGCTCTTCGTGAAACACTTGGGACATGACAAGCCGACCGTGCTGATCACCAATCAAATGGAGCGTACGGCAAGCCAACTCATCGACCGGTATGCGCGACGCATGATAATCGAAAATGTCATCAGTGATGCCATTGACTTCTTTCATATGGATGCGTTGAGTTCCGCCGTCCCGATGCGAATCAATGCAGATGTACAACTCACGGTCATGGCCAGCATTCTGTATCGACTTATGGGCGTCCGCGTTGGGGAAGGCTATGAAACCGCGGAGGCACGCAGAATCTATCGTGACTTGGGGCGACAGAGCGGGAAAATCACCATCGGTCAGGATGACATCCTGGTCCAGATCCGATCTCGCGCCAAAGCAGGCTACCTGATTGCGGCCGGATATCCCGAACTCCGTCAGAATATCCCATGGCTTGGTAACAAAACCCTGCGGATTCAGTTCTCCAGACACGCCTAA